TCGACGTCCGGACCGCTGGTGGTCAGGTCGACGTCGCACTCGCGGACCAGCTCGTTGATCATCCCGGGTAGACCCAGGCGCTGGCCGTCCTCGGGGCTGAAGATGCGCACGCCCTTGGCGCGCAGCAGCGCGATCTCCTCGGGCACGATCACCCCGCCGCCACCGCCGAACACCTTGACGTGCCCGGCGCCGGCCTCGGCGAGGCGCTCGACCAGGTAGCCGAAGTACTCGACGTGCCCACCCTGGTAGGAGGAGATGGCCACCCCCTGCACGTCCTCCTCCAGCGCCGCCCGCACGACGCTGTCGACGCTGCGGTCGTGGCCCAGGTGCACCACCTCGGCGCCCTGGCTCTGCAGCAGCCGGCGCATCACGTTGATCGCCGCGTCGTGCCCGTCGAACAGGCTGGCCGCGGTCACGAACCGGACCGGGTGGGTGGGGACGTACAGGTCGGACGGCATGCCGCTCCCGGGGGTCGGACGCCGGCGCCGCCGCCGCGCCGATCTAGTAGGACGTCCTAGTATCTCCCGGCCCGGCCGCGCTGTCCACGCGCGTGGCCAGGGCCCGTCCCACGCGCGTGGACAGGGCTCAGTGCGGGAGCGCCGGGGGGCCGCCCTCGTCGTCCGCGTGGTCCCCGAGCGGCCGCTGGTACCAGGTGACGTCGTGCCAGCGGCCGAGCTTCCAGGCCACCCGGCGGTAGGTGCCGACCGGCTCGAACCCCATCGCCAGGTGCAGGCCGGCGCTGGCCGCGTTGGGCAGCGCGACCCCGGCCAGCGCGGTCCGGTAGCCGCGCGCGGCCAGCCGCTGGAACAGCGCGGTGTAGAGAGCCCGACCGGCGCCGGTGCGCTGCAGGCCCGGCTCGGTGTAGACGCTGACCGACGTCGACCAGCGGTAGCCGCCGCGGGCGTTGAAGGTGCTGCCGTAGGCGTAGCCGACGACCCGGCCCGCGTCCTCGACGACCAGCCAGGCGTGCGTGGCCAGGGCGGCCTCGATGCGCCCGGCCACCTCGGCCGCGGTGGGCGGCTCCAGCTCGAAGGAGATCACCGTGTCGCGGACGTAGGGGGCGTAGACCTCCGCGCAGCGGGCCGCGTCCCCGATCGTTGCGTCCCTGACCAGCCGACCGGTGCCCACGCCGCCATCCAACCCGGTCCGGTGACACCGGCGCGGCCGGGACCACCGACCTGGTGACCGGTGTCCCCCGCACGGGCGGCGGACACCACCCGGACGGGCCGGGCGCCGGACCGCGGGACGCCGGGGTGCGCGGCCACGGTGTCGCCGTAGCGTGGAGCCGTGCGCCCCTGCCCCGGACCCCGCCGGCCGTGCCGGTAGAGCCGGCCGGGCCGGTGGAGCCGGTGGACTCGCCGGAGGCTCCTGCCGGGCGCCGGGTGTGGCTGCGGCTGGCCCTCCTCGGCCTGCTGATCGCCGCCGCAGCCGTGGTGGCGCTGACGGTGGACCGGCCCGGGGTGCCGGCGCTGCGGGGCTGGCTGGACGGCGCGGGACCGCTGGGCTGGACCGCCGTCGTGCTGGTGGCGTCCGCGGCGCACCTGACGCCGGTCCCGCGGACGGCGCTGGCGATCCTGCTGGGTGCCGCGGCCGGGTTCCCCGCGGGGCTGGCGGTCGCCGTGGGCGCCGGCTGGCTCGGCGGCACGGCCGGGTTCGCGCTGGGCCGCCACCTCGGCCGCGACGCCGTCGCGCGGTTCGCCGGCCGGCGGCTGGCCCGGGCCGACCGGCTGTTCCGGCACCGCGGGTTCCTCGCCGTCGCGCTCGCCCGGGTCAGCCCGGTGCCGTTCTGGATCGTCAGCTACGCCGCCGGGCTGTCCAGCATCCGCTGGGCCCCGGCCGTGCTGGGCACCCTGGTCGGGGTGGTGCCGGGCTCGGTGCTGCACGTGGCCGTCGGCGCCTCCCTCATCAGCTGGTTCTGACCCTCCCCCTTCGAGCGAGATCGGGCGCACGACGAGCGCCGGCGACCGACCGCTGTCACTATGGTGAACAGAAGGTTAACGAGAGGTGTATGAGGTGCGTACGAGCAGCTGTCCGCAGGCCCGGTGGGTCCCCGTCGTCGACCATGCCGGTCACCGGCACCTGGAGATGCGCTGGAGCGTCCCGGCCCGGCCGGCGGCGCCACCGGCTGCCGCACCTGCCGTACTGCGCGCCGCCTGACGCCCGGGGGCCGCTCTTCCAGCGGCTCGGCCGGCGGCGGCCCAGCCGGAGCGGCGAGGCCGGCAGTGGCC
This window of the Geodermatophilus sp. DSM 44513 genome carries:
- a CDS encoding GNAT family N-acetyltransferase encodes the protein MGTGRLVRDATIGDAARCAEVYAPYVRDTVISFELEPPTAAEVAGRIEAALATHAWLVVEDAGRVVGYAYGSTFNARGGYRWSTSVSVYTEPGLQRTGAGRALYTALFQRLAARGYRTALAGVALPNAASAGLHLAMGFEPVGTYRRVAWKLGRWHDVTWYQRPLGDHADDEGGPPALPH
- a CDS encoding TVP38/TMEM64 family protein encodes the protein MPVEPAGPVEPVDSPEAPAGRRVWLRLALLGLLIAAAAVVALTVDRPGVPALRGWLDGAGPLGWTAVVLVASAAHLTPVPRTALAILLGAAAGFPAGLAVAVGAGWLGGTAGFALGRHLGRDAVARFAGRRLARADRLFRHRGFLAVALARVSPVPFWIVSYAAGLSSIRWAPAVLGTLVGVVPGSVLHVAVGASLISWF